In a single window of the Trichoderma breve strain T069 chromosome 6, whole genome shotgun sequence genome:
- a CDS encoding ubiquitin carboxyl-terminal hydrolase domain-containing protein: MSKRQASEALDELQDVASPASKRSRMGDFDSPLANSHDDAQSPEQDGDARNGRPDDEDSESFSEDDEETPMSAPVRQSGPADGYDDLYLDTIDRNVLDFDFEKLCSVSLSNINVYACLVCGKYFQGRGVKSHAYFHSLDEDHHVYINLETQKVYVLPEGYEVKSKSLDDIKYVSDPRYTKNEVIQLDRRVNHVSWTLDGKEYTPGFVGMNNIKENDYLNVVVQALSHVSPLRNYFLLEDFSKKSELVKRCSILFRKIWNPRAFKSHVSPHELLQEIALLSNKRFTLTNQSDPVEFLSWFLNNLHLGLGGSKTKPGSSMIQRTFQGKLKVESQAITARADAGDRLRFEEAAEVKVDIVRFLFLTLDLPSAPLFQDELEKNIIPQVPLSTILSKYDGKRAQEHHAQRKRYRLLHPLPPYLLLHVKRFSQNKFVSERNPTIVTFDARNLDVSPYVEPNPNEWPVGEPIWYDLVANVVHEAVRKRDDVADSGEEKKTWKVQVKDKATGEWVVCQDLFVDKVQSELLYLGETYLQIWERRRTPTKTAGPGKGKGTA, from the coding sequence ATGTCTAAACGACAAGCTTCTGAAGCTCTCGACGAGCTTCAGGACGTCGCATCGCCCGCGTCCAAGCGATCTCGAATGGGCGACTTCGACTCGCCCCTCGCAAACAGCCACGACGATGCGCAAAGCCCCGAGCAAGACGGAGACGCAAGAAACGGCCGTCCAGACGATGAAGACAGCGAAAGCTTCagtgaagatgacgaagagacgCCCATGTCGGCTCCTGTCCGGCAATCGGGGCCGGCCGACGGATACGACGACCTCTATCTCGACACCATCGACCGCAACGTGCtcgactttgactttgagaagctgtgctCCGTCTCCCTCTCCAACATCAACGTTTACGCATGCCTCGTCTGCGGCAAATACTTTCAAGGCCGCGGCGTAAAGTCGCACGCCTATTTTCACTCCCTCGACGAGGATCATCACGTGTACATCAACCTCGAGACGCAAAAAGTCTACGTCCTGCCCGAGGGCTACGAGGTCAAGAGCAAGTCGCTCGACGACATCAAATACGTCTCCGATCCTAGATACACCAAGAATGAAGTCATCCAGCTGGACCGTCGCGTCAACCACGTCAGCTGGACGCTCGACGGCAAGGAGTACACGCCGGGGTTCGTCGGCATGAACAACATCAAAGAGAACGACTACCTCAACGTGGTGGTGCAGGCACTGTCACACGTCTCTCCGCTGCGGAACTACTTCTTGCTGGAAGACTTTTCCAAGAAATccgagctcgtcaagaggTGCAGCATCCTGTTTCGCAAGATCTGGAACCCGCGCGCCTTCAAATCCCACGTCTCACCGCACGAGCTCCTACAGGAAAtcgccctcctctccaacaaACGATTCACCCTCACGAACCAATCAGATCCTGTCGAGTTCCTCTCGTGGTTCCTCAacaatctccatctcggcctcggcggcagcaagacGAAGCCGGGCAGCTCCATGATACAGCGCACATTCCAAggcaagctcaaggtcgAATCCCAGGCCATCACCGCCCGAGCCGATGCAGGCGATCGTCTGCGCTTTGAAGAGGCCGCCGAAGTCAAGGTCGACATTGTGCGCTTCCTCTTTTTGACGCTCGACTTACCGTCTGCGCCGCTGTTCCAGGACGAACTGGAAAAGAACATCATCCCGCAAGTTCCCCTGAGCACCATCCTGAGTAAATATGATGGCAAGCGGGCGCAAGAGCACCACGCACAGCGAAAACGATACCGCCTGCTGCACCCGCTCCCGCCGTATCTCTTGCTTCACGTCAAGCGCTTCTCACAGAACAAGTTCGTCTCTGAGCGGAACCCCACAATCGTCACCTTCGACGCGAGGAACCTCGACGTTTCGCCGTACGTGGAGCCCAATCCAAATGAATGGCCCGTGGGTGAGCCGATATGGTACGATCTCGTTGCCAACGTCGTCCACGAGGCGGTCCGCAAGAGGGACGATGTTGCGGATAgcggcgaggagaagaagacctgGAAGGTCCAGGTCAAGGACAAAGCCACGGGCGAGTGGGTTGTGTGCCAGGACTTGTTTGTCGACAAGGTGCAGAGCGAGCTGCTCTATCTTGGAGAGACATATCTACAAATCTGGGAGCGAAGAAGAACACCTACCAAGACAGCAGGGccgggaaaaggaaaaggaacaGCGTGA
- a CDS encoding alpha/beta hydrolase fold domain-containing protein, protein MEWLGRAKIEFTHSPNPRTIKEKDGNETDLLKICESNTPPCQLNPLLFNGHIQTIWTATKPHGPLVYYKRKIFQAEHEAYDGSFAVDFVVEPHDGRDEGLPPRTVHYSEEEFATIGSDDAKPMLVVLHGLSGGSHEVYLRHTIAPLPEQGWEICVVNSRGCAGSKITSGILYNARATWDIRQTVKWLRKTFPNRPLFGIGFSLGANIITNYCGEEGSDCLFKAAIACSNPFSLDIASKTMTSTFIGKEVYSRVMGTAMKSLIERHKKELKQHTNLDLAAIANVTYLYEFDRQIQCPTWGYPTETAYYRDASSSDAILSIKIPFLAISAIDDPIAVKEAIPFEEFRQNPNTILLTTSLGGHLCWFEPGGSRWHPRPVCNFLNHMAYKVDLDSVVPMDYPARSQAFPGSDYDPMRRKMNIVRS, encoded by the exons ATGGAGTGGCTCGGGAGGGCAAAGATTGAGTTTACTCATTCGCCAAATCCAAGGACGatcaaggaaaaggacgGCAATGAGACGGACCTCCTCAAGATCTGCGAATCAAACACGCCGCCATGCCAGCTAAATCCGCTGTTATTCAACGGCCACATACAGACAATCTGGACGGCAACGAAGCCGCATGGACCACTGGTGTACTACAAGCGCAAAATCTTCCAGGCCGAACATGAGGCCTATGACGGATCCTTTGCTGTCGATTTTGTCGTAGAGCCTCACGATGGTCGAGATGAGGGCCTGCCGCCACGTACTGTCCATTACTCGGAAGAAGAGTTCGCCACTATCGGCTCAGACGATGCGAAGCCtatgctggtggtgctgcaTGGCCTTTCGGGTGGCTCTCACGAGGTTTACCTGAGGCACACGATTGCTCCTCTACCCGAACAGGGCTGGGAGATTTGCGTGGTGAATTCTCGAGGCTGCGCGGGCAGCAAAATCACGAGTGGCATCTTGTATAATGCACGAGCAACGTGGGACATCAGACAG ACGGTCAAGTGGCTTCGGAAGACATTTCCAAATCGCCCACTGTTCGGTATTGGTTTCTCTCTCGGTGCTAATATTATAACCAAT TATTGCGGTGAAGAGGGATCGGATTGCCTTTTCAAGGCTGCTATCGCCTGCTCAAACCCATTCAGTCTAGATATTGCGAGCAAGACGATGACAAGCACCTTTATTGGAAAAGAGGTCTACAGCAGAGTAATGGGCA CTGCCATGAAATCCCTGATTGAGAGGCACAAAAAAGAGCTCAAGCAGCACACCAACTTGGATCTCGCTGCTATTGCAAACGTTACTTATTTATATGAGTTTGATCGGCAAATTCA ATGTCCCACATGGGGATACCCAACCGAGACTGCTTACTACCGTGATGCATCTTCGTCAGACGCAATCCTCTCAATCAAGATACCATTCTTGGCGATTTCAGCAATAGATGACCCA ATTGCtgtcaaagaagccatccCATTCGAGGAATTCCGTCAGAACCCCAACACAATTCTGCTCACCACATCTCTGGGCGGCCATTTGTGCTGGTTTGAACCCGGAGGATCCCGTTGGCACCCCCGGCCG GTGTGCAATTTCCTTAACCACATGGCATACAAGGTTGATCTCGATAGCGTCGTGCCAATGGATTATCCCGCTAGATCGCAAGCGTTTCCGGGCTCTGATTATGACCCAATGAGACGTAAAATGAACATTGTGCGGAGTTAG
- a CDS encoding JAB1/Mov34/MPN/PAD-1 ubiquitin protease domain-containing protein: MAAATERFLHLARPLAHTNIGLQTNIAPLTVQIQPQAVLSILDHAVRRDVRENSQSTRVIGALVGTRSEDGTEVEVRSCFAIPHTEEEDQVEVDVEYQKNMLALVLKASPRESLLGWYTTSHELNSFSALIQNFFAAPDTGTFPHPAIHLTISTEPGKDIETRCYISAPVAVNAERAAESCLFIQVPHKMLYGDAEKSALEAVASARDLESRSAPLVSDIESLGRSIEQTIGLLDRVSEWVNGVLDEDEEPNNALAQYLMSALSLAPKVDASQIEHDFNNHIQDVLMVSYLANTIRTQIDLSQRLATANLVSNEKEEGKGDGEKGGQRGNKRGGRGGGRSGGQQREPREPREPTE, encoded by the exons ATGGCTGCCGCAACGGAACGGTTTTTGCACCTCGCTCGCCCGCTGGCGCACACGAACATCGGGCTCCAGACGAACATTGCCCCGCTTACTGTCCAGATCCAGCCTCAG GCtgtcctctccatcctcgatCACGCCGTTCGACGAGATGTCCGTGAAAACTCCCAGTCCACCCGGGTCATTGGTGCCCTGGTAGGCACCCGCTCCGAAGATGGAACCGAGGTCGAGGTCCGCTCGTGCTTCGCCATCCCCCAtaccgaggaggaggaccAAGTCGAGGTCGACGTCGAATACCAGAAGAACATGCTCGCCCTGGTCCTCAAGGCCTCCCCCCGCGAGTCCCTGCTTGGCTGGTACACCACCTCCCACGAGCTCAACAGCTTCAGCGCCCTGATCCAGAACTTCTTCGCCGCCCCTGACACCGGCACCTTCCCTCACCCCGCCATCCACCTCACCATCTCCACAGAGCCCGGCAAGGATATCGAGACAAGATGCTACATCAGCGCTCCTGTGGCCGTCAACGCCGAGCGAGCTGCCGAGAGCTGCCTTTTCATCCAGGTTCCCCACAAGATGCTGTACGGAGATGCCGAGAAGAGCGCCCTCGAGGCTGTCGCAAGCGCTCGGGACCTCGAGTCACGGAGTGCTCCCCTTGTATCAGATATTGAGAGCTTGGGTCGATCTATCGAACAAACCATTGGGCTTCTGGACCGTGTCAGCGAGTGGGTTAACGGCGTACtagacgaggatgaggagccCAACAATGCCTTGGCTCAGTACCTCATGAGCGCCCTGTCTCTGGCCCCCAAGGTCGATGCTTCTCAAATTGAGCACGACTTCAACAACCACATCCAGGACGTTCTCATGGTCAGCTACCTGGCTAACACCATCCGCACCCAGATCGACCTGTCCCAGCGACTGGCCACGGCCAACCTGGTCAGCaacgagaaggaggagggcaagggTGACGGTGAGAAGGGTGGCCAGCGCGGAAACAAGCGTGGCGGACGTGGAGGTGGTCGAAGCGGTGGTCAACAAAGAGAGCCCAGAGAGCCTCGCGAGCCCACCGAGTAA
- a CDS encoding utp13 specific WD40 associated domain-containing protein → MATKQPLKTTFDVERVIRPIYTGGSVAIDNKAQILATTLGEDAILTNPTNGKHLAQIEGDGDSISTLTLTPSGSHLIVCSRSLSMRIFVLKWSSEGDSIEASLVRTLKPHATPVIVLAVDRTGTLLATGGTDGVIKVWDIAGGYVTHTFRGPSVLVSALRFFEVAARAMPNQNPKGSKNRSRTEDDEDEDEADAATTTNFRLASGSQDGKVRIWDLNKRSCIANLDSHVSDVQAIDYSPAQHALVTASRDKTLIWWDTKSWKIRKVVPCLELVETAGFIDDGNLTFSAGANGCLRIWDTDKGSELTPKQSAKSEEEGIIAGIYRPELPFILLVQVDHTLALYELSSKATTTTITIPEPFRRISGTHDEIIDMAYLLPDNSLLALATNSEDIRLVSVAESENDVALLRGHEDIVIALDVDWSGHWVATGAKDNTAKLWRIDPASSTHVCWATFSGHAESLGAVALPKTVPVEGSQDQTIKKWEISKTPQQQGQKTNARSVFTRKAHDKDINAINVHHAGQLFASASQDKTVKVWSVEEGEVQGILRGHKRGVWTVQFSPAQMPALQGEDGPVTGKGVILTGSGDKSIKLWNLSDYTCIRTFEGHSNSILKVAWLSMTSRSEQAKGLVQFASAGGDGLVKIWNANSGETECTLDNHEDRVWALAVHPKTNAVVSGSGDSTVTFWKDTTSETQAAASQAALKLIEQEQELENHMHAGSYREAITLALQLNHPGRLLGLFTSVVTTSKPEQGSLCGIKAVDEVLATLSDDQIYLLLLRLRDWNTNARTAPVAQRILWTLIKSYPASKFSNLPVKGSRGEKSLKDVLHGLRVYTERHYKRMEELVDESYLVEYTLQEMDSLAPTLQGDTVMSG, encoded by the exons ATGGCGACGAAACAGCCCTTGAAGACGACGTTTGACGTCGAGCGCGTCATTCGGCCAATCTATACCGGAGGATCTGTTGCAATTGACAACAAGGCACAGATTCTAGCCACAACTCTGGGCGAGGATGCTATTCTAACAAACCCCACCAATGGAAAGCATTTGGCACAGATTGAAGGC GATGGAGATTCAATTTCGACATTGACAC TAACGCCTTCCGGTTCCCATCTCATCGTTTGTTCCCGATCGCTGTCCATGAGAATTTTCGTGCTCAAATGGTCCTCAGAGGGTGATTCGATCGAAGCATCACTGGTCCGTACACTGAAGCCACATGCGACCCCAGTCATTGTTTTGGCGGTTGATCGTACTGGCACTCTACTGGCGACAGGCGGAACCGATGGTGTGATCAAGGTTTGGGATATTGCTGGTGGATATGTCACACATACTTTCCGAGGACCATCAGTTTTGGTGTCCGCACTGCGTTTCTTTGAGGTTGCAGCAAGGGCAATGCCCAATCAAAACCCCAAAGGTTCGAAGAACCGGTCCAGGacggaagatgatgaggacgaagacgaggcagaCGCCGCCACCACTACAAATTTCCGATTAGCTTCTGGTagccaagatggaaaagTGCGGATTTGGGATCTGAACAAGAGGAGCTGCATCGCCAACCTGGACTCCCACGTATCTGACGTACAGGCGATTGACTACTCTCCAGCACAGCATGCTCTTGTCACGGCCAGCAGGGACAAGACTCTCATCTGGTGGGATACGAAGTCGTGGAAAATCCGAAAAGTCGTCCCATGTCTCGAGCTCGTCGAAACAGCGGGATTCATCGACGATGGAAACCTCACATTCTCCGCCGGAGCCAACGGATGTCTTCGCATTTGGGATACCGACAAGGGCTCAGAGCTGACACCGAAACAATCTGCCAAGagcgaagaggagggaatCATTGCCGGCATTTACCGACCAGAACTTCCCTTTATTCTCCTAGTGCAGGTTGATCACACGTTGGCTTTGTACGAGTTGTCATCAAAGGCTACGACAACAACCATTACCATACCTGAGCCTTTCCGCCGGATATCCGGCACACATGACGAGATCATCGACATGGCCTATCTCTTACCCGACAACTCACTGCTTGCTCTGGCCACGAACTCTGAGGATATTCGTTTGGTATCCGTAGCCGAATCAGAAAATG ATGTGGCCCTCTTACGAGGACATGAGGATATTGTAATTGCATTGGATGTTGACTGGTCTGGGCACTGGGTCGCCACTGGAGCTAAAGACAATACTGCAAAGCTCTGGAGAATCGATCCCGCCAGTAGCACTCATGTGTGCTGGGCTACTTTTTCGGGACATGCAGAATCTCTTGGTGCTGTGGCCTTGCCCAAAACTGTTCCTGTCGAAG GATCACAAGATCAGACAATCAAGAAATGGGAGATTTCCAAAACACCCCAGCAACAAGGTCAAAAAACCAACGCCCGATCAGTCTTTACGAGAAAAGCCCACGACAAAGATATCAACGCAATCAATGTGCATCATGCCGGCCAGCTTTTTGCATCTGCTTCACAAGACAAGACTGTCAAGGTGTGGTCAGTAGAGGAGGGAGAAGTGCAAGGTATTCTTCGTGGGCACAAGCGAGGAGTATGGACTGTGCAGTTCTCGCCTGCTCAAATGCCCGCTCTtcagggagaagatggcccTGTCACAGGCAAGGGTGTTATCCTGACAGGCAGTGGTGACAAGAGCATCAAGCTCTGGAATCTGTCAGATTATACGTGCATTCGTACATTTGAGGGGCATTCAAACTCGATTCTCAAGGTAGCTTGGCTCAGCATGACCTCGCGTTCGGAACAGGCCAAAGGACTGGTGCAGTTCGCGAGTGCCGGTGGTGACGGGCTTGTTAAGATTTGGAATGCAAACTCTGGAGAAACTGAGTGCACTTTGGACAACCACGAAGATCGAGTGTGGGCCTTGGCTGTGCATCCAAAGACCAATGCCGTCGTCTCTGGAAGCGGTGATTCTACCGTTACGTTCTGGAAAGATACAACGTCCGAAActcaagcagcagcatctcagGCAGCACTGAAGCTCATCGAGCAAGAACAGGAGCTTGAGAACCACATGCATGCTGGATCTTACAGAGAAGCCATTACTTTGGCCCTGCAGCTGAATCATCCTGGACGGCTGCTCGGCCTCTTTACCTCTGTTGTCACAACTAGCAAGCCCGAACAGGGCAGTCTATGTGGTATCAAAGCAGTCGATGAAGTTCTTGCAACACTCTCCGACGACCAGATATacttgttgttgctgaggCTGCGGGACTGGAACACAAACGCTCGCACAGCTCCAGTGGCACAGCGCATACTGTGGACGCTGATCAAGAGCTACCCGGCTTCAAAGTTCTCAAACTTGCCTGTCAAGGGCTcgaggggagagaagagcttgaaggaTGTGCTGCACGGTCTGAGGGTGTATACTGAGAGACACTACAAGCGCATGGAGGAATTGGTGGACGAAAGCTATCTGGTAGAGTATACCCTGCAGGAAATGGACAGCCTCGCCCCGACGCTCCAGGGCGACACTGTCATGAGTGGTTAG
- a CDS encoding eukaryotic initiation factor 4E domain-containing protein — protein sequence MENLWTRRTNSSKLSLTTPSNGANGLGGGDPASRSATVKSSHGKSNPFNSTPGSALVSPTGGASSAFGLGSGAFASFGSFGSAKTPKSGGNPFETAMGSAVAKQNASKDAVKPVARPPNMAPISESKAAEPLPGVTQIHMLKDAWSFWYRPPISKAHGFIEYENTLHGIATVRSAEEFWQIYSHLKRPSSLPVVSDYHLFKKDIRPIWEDEVNRKGGKWVVRLKKGVADRYWEDLLLSLIGDQFGDAGEDVCGAVLSMRNGEDILSIWTRTDGGRVLKIRETMKQVLNFPANTRLEFKSHDSSIQQRTAIDEQRREKASQHHNDKRHTTNAAKQTYE from the exons ATGGAGAATCTATGGACTCGTCGAACCAA CTCGTCAAAGCTTTCCCTCACTACGCCTTCCAATGGGGCCAACGGCTTGGGGGGAGGTGATCCCGCCTCCCGCAGTGCCACGGTAAAGTCGTCGCATGGCAAATCGAATCCTTTCAACAGCACTCCGGGGAGTGCGCTGGTGTCTCCGACGGGGGGAGCGTCCAGCGCCTTTGGTCTGGGCTCGGGGGCTTTTGCTTCGTTTGGCTCGTTTGGCTCTGCCAAAACGCCAAAGTCTGGCGGGAACCCTTTTGAAACCGCGATGGGCTCAGCCGTCGCCAAGCAAAACGCCTCCAAGGACGCGGTGAAGCCCGTAGCCAGACCACCCAACATGGCGCCCATTTCCGAGTCCAAGGCCGCAGAGCCGCTGCCCGGGGTCACACAGATACACATGTTGAAAGATGCATGGTCTTTCTGGTACAGGCCCCCGATCTCGAAGGCGCACGGTTTCATCGAGTATGAGAATACACTGCACGGTATCGCCACGGTGCGGTCGGCGGAGGAGTTCTGGCAGATCTACTCTCACCTCAAACGGCCGTCAAGCCTGCCCGTCGTGTCCGATTATCACCTCTTTAAAAAGGACATTCGGCCAATATGGGAGGATGAGGTCAACCGGAAGGGAGGCAAGTGGGTTGTTCGCCTTAAGAAGGGCGTGGCAGATCGGTACTGGGAGGATCTGCTGCTGTCCCTCATCGGCGACCAATTCGGCGATGCCGGAGAGGACGTCTGTGGTGCCGTGTTGAGCATGCGCAATGGCGAGGATATCTTGAGCATCTGGACCCGAACTGACGGCGGTCGCGTGCTCAAGATCCG CGAAACTATGAAGCAGGTTCTCAACTTCCCGGCAAACACCCGTCTCGAGTTCAAGTCGCATGATTCTAGTATCCAGCAGCGAACTGCTATTGACGAACAACGTCGCGAAAAGGCCAGTCAACACCACAATGACAAACGCCACACGACCAACGCAGCCAAGCAGACCTACgaataa
- a CDS encoding protein kinase domain-containing protein, whose translation MGQTTSPPRRPRHAAMRDDGGSYDYRERPRSGRGVTSSDRPGSPPHGARHSSDYSRQHHRPRDSAPAHRHRSRDRSREYSRRERPASSRPLADSDDLIPRYRESKARSSEVKPRTTRGSRSRSRERGRDRDRDRDRGGLGSPSSSKRHRSRSRSRSRSLSSSRRKRYKKAHSPPPRGRDQGSKPESKRRRHHSPDRRGPSPRHHRSSHKSPSRVDDEARHHSRRRSHSRSPTRSEADRRHSRRDSRHRHKPEATRSPDSQSRVAEPALTVRTATDDRSRIDGDYRQANRDQRPASPIAHRDRNRGKEFSEPLHTSRSDIDDDMTNDPRGYSQSPQNSGSFHNSPSPSSYGAGRSGWNHQYSPQHGYPSSGPPQNGSQNHYHGNYRGGHRGSGFRGGPTANRGGYRGTGFKSTSRNPSFQAPPPPPPPPPRSNGFPSDEEVDQRSTAADADASAAADTETLDAHENASLDRSDDAPPAPTSHTTSKDGAEASSQTAPKPGSGAGKFSFAFKPSSKPTPAAPKPEISQKFNAAPPRRESVQQAQPTNRERERERERDRDRDRERDRDREPPPSAPTEPSSARSRREFRNPPEGPKLGPRTRKVMKVMKRPKPRPTLPDDLIESDSVFFRKPGNESVVGSGTYGKVFKGLNVYTKGLVALKRIRMEGERDGFPVTAVREIKLLQSLRHTNIVNLQEVMVEKNDCFMVFEYLSHDLTGLLNHPSFSLDSAQKKHMAKQLFEGLDYLHERGVLHRDIKAANILVSSDGILKLADFGLARFYAKRHQLDYTNRVITIWYRSPELLLGETKYTAAVDVWSAACVMVEIFTRLAIFAGDGTELSQLDKIYNVLGTPTRHDWPGITDMAWFELLRPTAKRKNVFAEKYKDRVSPAAFDLLQSMFCYDPAKRPTASTILQHPYFTTEEPLPRQAIELANIGGDWHEFESKALRKENERRDREARKAAKDTAREKDKKRVPESHDRERSAKRIHVDQKPADNRGGTATATATTATKE comes from the exons ATGGGGCAGACTACATCGCCTCCGCGTCGCCCTCGACATGCTGCCATGAGAGACGACGGAGGAAGTTATGATTACAGAGAACGGCCTCGATCTGGCAGAGGAGTGACATCCTCGGATCGACCAGGATCTCCTCCCCACGGGGCCCGTCACAGCTCGGATTACTCTCGCCAGCACCATCGCCCCAGAGACTCAGCGCCAGCGCACCGGCATCGCTCACGAGACCGCAGCCGGGAATATTCCCGGCGGGAGAGGCCTGCATCCTCGCGCCCGCTTGCCGATTCGGACGACCTGATCCCTCGCTATCGTGAGAGCAAGGCGCGTTCCTCTGAAGTCAAGCCCAGGACGACTCGGGGTAGCCGTAGCCGTAGCCGTGAGCGAGGCCGAGATCGAGACCGAGATCGTGACCGTGGGGGACTCGGCTCACCGTCCTCCTCCAAGCGACACAGAAGTCggagccgcagccgcagtcGGTCTCTGAGCTCATCACGTCGGAAACGCTACAAGAAGGCACACAGTCCGCCACCGCGCGGTCGAGATCAAGGCTCCAAGCCCGAATCCAAGCGACGAAGACACCATTCTCCCGATCGTCGAGGCCCCTCACCGCGTCACCATCGCTCTTCCCACAAATCTCCTTCCCGAGTCGACGACGAAGCCCGCCACCATTCGAGACGACGATCTCATTCCCGCTCTCCAACAAGATCTGAGGCCGACAGGAGACATTCCCGACGCGACTCACGCCACCGTCACAAACCCGAAGCAACTCGAAGCCC AGATTCGCAGTCACGTGTGGCCGAGCCGGCATTGACGGTCCGCACTGCCACTGACGACCGATCGCGAATCGACGGTGACTACCGACAAGCCAATCGAGACCAGAGACCTGCGTCTCCTATCGCCCATCGTGATCGAAATCGAGGCAAAGAGTTTTCCGAACCGCTTCACACTTCGCGGTCcgacattgacgacgacATGAC CAATGACCCTCGAGGATATTCTCAGTCTCCTCAGAACTCGGGTTCCTTTCACAactcgccatctccatcgtcataTGGTGCGGGTCGTTCCGGCTGGAATCATCAATACTCTCCCCAACA CGGTTATCCTTCCAGTGGCCCTCCTCAGAATGGATCACAAAACCATTACCAT GGTAACTACCGAGGGGGTCATCGAGGGAGTGGCTTTCGTGGCGGGCCCACCGCAAATCGAGGTGGCTATCGTGGCACTGGCTTCAAGAGCACCTCTCGGAACCCTTCATTCcaagcgccgccgccgccgcctccccctccccctcgaAGCAATGGATTCCCGtcagatgaagaagttgatcaGAGGTCCACCGCCGCAGATGCGGATGCGAGTGCTGCGGCAGACACTGAGACCCTTGATGCTCATGAAAATGCCTCTTTGGATCGCTCAGACGATGCACCACCAGCTCCCACCAGTCATACTACGTCCAAGGATGGTGCTGAAGCATCATCACAAACTGCACCCAAGCCGGGAAGTGGTGCCGGCAAGTTCAGCTTTGCGTTTAAGCCCTCCTCAAAACCAACCCCCGCGGCTCCGAAGCCCGAGATTTCCCAAAAGTTCAACGCCGCCCCCCCAAGAAGAGAGTCTGTACAGCAGGCCCAACCCACTAACcgtgagcgtgagcgtgaACGCGAACGTGATCGGGACCGAGACCGAGAACGTGACCGTGACCGAGAACCTCCGCCAAGTGCACCCACTGAGCCGTCTTCCGCACGTTCTCGGCGAGAGTTTAGGAATCCTCCCGAGGGACCAAAATTGGGACCGAGAACGCGGAAGGTGATGAAAGTGATGAAACGACCAAAGCCGCGACCGACTCTCCCCGACGACTTGATTGAATCCGACTCGGTGTTTTTCAGAAAGCCTGGAAATGAATCTGTTGTCGGCTCAGGGACATATGGAAAAGTGTTCAAGGGGCTCAATGTATACACAAAGGGACTCGTTGCTCTAAAACGAATTCGCATGGAGGGTGAAAGAGATGGCTTCCCCGTGACAGCTGTCCGAGAAATCAAACTGCTACAATCGCTGAGACACACCAACATCGTCAATCTTCAGGAAGTCATGGTAGAGAAGAATGACTGCTTCATGGTTTTCGAGTACCTCTCTCATGACTTGACGGGTCTGCTCAACCATCCTTCCTTCTCGCTAGATTCAGCTCAGAAGAAGCACATGGCCAAGCAACTTTTCGAAGGGCTAGACTATCTCCATGAGAGAGGCGTCCTTCACCGAGACATCAAAGCTGCAAATATTCTTGTTAGTAGCGATGGAATATTGAAGCTGGCAGATTTCGGACTGGCTCGGTTTTATGCGAAACGACACCAGCTGGACTACACGAATCGGGTCATTACGATTTGGTATCGCTCACCGGAGCTCCTGCTGGGAGAAACCAAGTACACTGCTGCCGTTGATGTTTGGAGTGCCGCCTGTGTTATGGTCGAGATCTTCACTAGGCTTGCCATTTTTGCTGGCGATGGAACAGAGCTCAGTCAGCTGGATAAGATATACAATGTTCTTGGGACGCCGACCCGCCACGATTGGCCTGGAATCACAGACATGGCGTGGTTCGAGCTGCTCCGACCAACTGCTAAACGGAAGAATGTCTTTGCGGAGAAATACAAAGACAGAGTGTCTCCTGCTGCCTTTGACTTGCTACAATCCATGTTCTGCTACGACCCGGCGAAGAGGCCCACAGCATCCACGATCTTGCAACACCCGTACTTCACTACCGAAGAGCCACTGCCCAGACAGGCAATAGA ACTAGCAAATattggtggtgattggcACGAGTTTGAGTCGAAAGCGCTGCGGAAAGAAAACGAGCGGCGAGATCGGGAGGCTCGGAAAGCCGCCAAGGACACTGCCCgcgaaaaggacaagaaacGCGTCCCGGAGTCTCATGACCGCGAGAGGAGTGCCAAGAGGATACACGTCGATCAGAAGCCGGCGGATAACCGAGGTGGCACTGCtacagcaacggcaacgaCAGCTACGAAGGAATGA